The following proteins come from a genomic window of Corallococcus sp. NCRR:
- a CDS encoding OPT family oligopeptide transporter: MPAPAPRAVPAEDTPTDASLTLLSIPGTTQAEVDTYWLKHVYQGDRLPQLTLRAVLLGAGLGVLTCATNLYAGLKTGVAFGVAVTAALLASATHGALRRLSPRVAGNPLSLLELGCAQTVASSAGYATGGALVSVQGAWLLTTGHHLPGVTLLAWTFLLSALGVLFAVPLKRQLVDREQLPFASGTAAAATARALHSGGEAAGPRLRMLGVGGLVAGVLTLARDGFGRVPYAYAFPGTLGGVTLERLGFALETGLMPVGGGALLGVRVTASMWLGALVVHGVVAPRLMAAGVVAPDGDFLAWALWPGAAALTTASLLQFALQARVWGRALRGLRGPGQAPHPIEALQVPGRWWVAGMLVLTPATVALARVGFDVPVPHALLAVALSFVLCLISCRVTGETDVSPVGALGQVTQLTYGVLLPGDVRANLATAGITVNAASSSADLLTDLKAGHLLGANPRRVFLAQLVGCVVGALVVVPLFYLLVPEPSVLGSERFPAPAATVTAGVARVLASGLDAVSADLRLAMAWAAGAAAVLTLGEQALPERFRRWMPSAVGVGLACLLPASTCLGFFLGGLGWELARRWRPASDGPGVTLAAGLIAGEGLVGVGIVLARALW; the protein is encoded by the coding sequence ATGCCGGCCCCCGCCCCCCGAGCCGTCCCCGCCGAGGACACCCCCACCGACGCCTCGCTGACGCTGCTGAGCATCCCCGGCACGACGCAGGCGGAGGTGGACACCTACTGGCTGAAGCACGTGTATCAGGGCGACCGGCTGCCGCAGCTCACCCTGCGCGCGGTGCTGCTGGGCGCGGGGCTGGGCGTGCTCACGTGCGCCACCAACCTCTACGCGGGCCTGAAGACGGGCGTGGCGTTCGGCGTGGCCGTCACCGCCGCGCTGCTCGCGTCCGCGACGCATGGGGCGCTCCGGCGCTTGAGCCCCCGCGTCGCCGGGAACCCGCTGTCCCTGCTGGAGCTGGGCTGCGCGCAGACGGTGGCGTCGTCGGCGGGGTACGCGACGGGCGGCGCGCTCGTGTCGGTGCAGGGGGCGTGGTTGTTGACGACGGGGCACCACCTGCCCGGGGTGACGCTGCTCGCGTGGACGTTCCTGTTGTCCGCGCTGGGCGTCCTGTTCGCGGTGCCGCTCAAGCGGCAGCTGGTGGACCGGGAGCAGCTCCCGTTCGCGTCCGGGACGGCCGCGGCGGCGACGGCTCGCGCGCTGCATTCGGGAGGCGAGGCGGCGGGACCCCGGCTGCGCATGCTGGGCGTGGGGGGGCTCGTCGCGGGCGTGTTGACGCTCGCGCGGGATGGGTTCGGGCGCGTGCCGTATGCGTATGCGTTTCCCGGGACGCTGGGGGGCGTGACGCTGGAGCGGTTGGGGTTCGCGCTGGAGACGGGGTTGATGCCGGTGGGCGGGGGCGCGCTGCTGGGCGTGCGCGTCACCGCGTCCATGTGGCTGGGGGCGCTCGTGGTCCATGGCGTCGTCGCGCCCCGGTTGATGGCGGCGGGCGTGGTGGCTCCGGACGGGGACTTCCTCGCGTGGGCGCTGTGGCCGGGTGCGGCGGCGCTCACCACCGCGTCGCTGTTGCAGTTCGCGCTCCAGGCCCGCGTGTGGGGCCGGGCGCTGCGGGGGCTGCGCGGACCGGGTCAGGCGCCGCATCCCATTGAAGCGCTCCAGGTTCCCGGGCGGTGGTGGGTGGCGGGGATGCTGGTGCTGACGCCCGCGACGGTGGCGCTGGCGCGGGTGGGCTTCGACGTGCCGGTGCCGCACGCGCTGCTCGCGGTGGCGCTGTCGTTCGTGCTGTGTCTCATCTCCTGTCGTGTCACGGGTGAGACGGACGTGAGCCCCGTGGGGGCGCTGGGGCAGGTGACGCAGCTCACGTATGGCGTGCTGCTGCCCGGGGACGTGCGCGCGAACCTGGCGACGGCGGGCATCACGGTCAACGCGGCGTCCTCGTCCGCGGACCTGCTCACGGACCTGAAGGCGGGGCACCTCCTGGGTGCGAATCCACGCCGCGTGTTCCTGGCGCAGCTGGTGGGGTGTGTCGTGGGGGCGCTGGTGGTGGTGCCGCTGTTCTACCTGCTGGTGCCGGAGCCCTCCGTGCTCGGGTCGGAGCGCTTCCCGGCGCCGGCCGCGACGGTGACGGCGGGCGTGGCGAGGGTGCTGGCGTCGGGGCTGGATGCCGTCTCGGCGGACCTGCGGCTCGCCATGGCCTGGGCGGCGGGCGCGGCGGCCGTCCTCACGCTGGGGGAGCAGGCGCTGCCGGAGCGCTTCCGCCGCTGGATGCCCTCGGCGGTCGGGGTGGGGCTGGCGTGCCTGCTGCCTGCCTCCACCTGTCTGGGATTCTTCCTGGGCGGGCTGGGGTGGGAGCTGGCCCGGCGGTGGCGGCCCGCGTCGGACGGGCCGGGCGTGACGCTGGCGGCCGGGCTCATCGCGGGGGAGGGGCTGGTGGGCGTGGGCATCGTCCTGGCGCGGGCGCTCTGGTAG
- a CDS encoding HipA domain-containing protein, producing MDPTLPVSTTGILDVLIGDVHVGTLTLLADERIEFSLSEDYRQRYPRPVLGQFFEDDLSRRHTSRMRLPPFFSNLLPEGPLRDLISERQHIARQREFFFIAHLGADLSGAVIVRPAGELAGHDAPLADVPAEPVSDGEPLRFSLAGVQLKFSMLRRDRGMTLPMGGLGGDWIVKLPDNRYDRVPENELSVMTWARATGIDVPELQLLPVSDLHGLPEGITLREDLAYAIRRFDRPSPGRRVHMEDLAQVLGLYSDEKYKKYNYETIANVLLKVAGLEALQEFLRRLVFIIACGNGDAHHKNWSLYYPDGTRPTLSPAYDFVSTIQYMPQDQLALNLAKSKRFEDVSLQSFERLARKLGLSDEDVLPVVKGAVEVALDAWTTLRADLPMPELFKQRIEEHWKRVPLLQGNVKRSAGELRQTVNAFFTLYNELPRLGPGSDACTLEALRRLSPLPPSPRVLDLGSGTGRQSLVLARELNTRVTAVDLHRPYLDRLEREAREQGLSDAIVTRQEDMRALSLPPASVDLIWSEGAIYLVGFEQGLRQWRPLLAPGGVVAVTECTWLTDVRPPEAVRFWSSGYPAMGNIAQNRASAEAAGFTVLDTFTLPASAWWDDYYTPLLQRIERLRPTADAALREVIAAAEQEVNLYRRHGDSYGYVFYLLRPREA from the coding sequence ATGGACCCCACGCTCCCCGTGTCCACCACGGGCATCCTCGACGTCCTCATTGGCGACGTGCACGTCGGCACGCTCACGCTGCTCGCGGACGAGCGCATCGAGTTCAGCCTCTCCGAGGACTACCGCCAGCGCTACCCGCGCCCCGTCCTGGGCCAGTTCTTCGAGGACGACCTGTCGCGCCGCCACACCAGCCGCATGCGGCTGCCGCCGTTCTTTTCCAACCTGTTGCCCGAAGGCCCGCTGCGCGACCTCATCTCCGAACGCCAGCACATCGCCCGGCAGCGCGAGTTCTTCTTCATCGCCCACCTGGGCGCGGACCTCTCCGGCGCCGTCATCGTCCGCCCCGCGGGCGAACTCGCCGGCCACGACGCGCCGCTCGCGGACGTCCCCGCGGAGCCCGTGTCGGACGGAGAGCCGCTGCGCTTCTCGCTCGCGGGCGTGCAGCTCAAGTTCTCCATGCTCCGGCGCGACCGGGGCATGACGCTGCCCATGGGCGGCCTGGGCGGTGACTGGATCGTCAAGCTCCCGGACAACCGCTACGACCGCGTGCCGGAGAACGAGCTGTCCGTGATGACCTGGGCCCGCGCCACCGGCATCGACGTGCCGGAGCTCCAACTGCTCCCGGTCTCCGACCTGCACGGCCTCCCGGAGGGCATCACCCTGCGCGAGGACCTGGCGTACGCCATCCGCCGCTTCGACCGGCCGTCCCCCGGCCGCCGCGTGCACATGGAGGACCTGGCGCAGGTGCTGGGGCTGTACTCCGACGAGAAGTACAAGAAGTACAACTACGAGACCATCGCCAACGTGCTGCTCAAGGTCGCGGGCCTGGAGGCGCTCCAGGAGTTCCTGCGGCGGCTGGTGTTCATCATCGCGTGCGGCAACGGCGACGCGCACCACAAGAACTGGTCGCTCTACTACCCGGACGGCACGCGCCCCACGCTGTCGCCCGCGTACGACTTCGTCTCCACCATCCAGTACATGCCGCAGGATCAGCTCGCGCTGAACCTGGCGAAGTCCAAGCGCTTCGAGGACGTGTCGCTCCAGAGCTTCGAGCGCCTGGCGCGCAAGCTGGGCCTCTCCGACGAGGACGTCCTCCCGGTGGTGAAGGGCGCCGTCGAGGTCGCGCTCGACGCGTGGACCACGCTGCGCGCGGACCTGCCCATGCCGGAGCTCTTCAAGCAGCGCATCGAGGAGCACTGGAAGCGCGTCCCGCTGCTCCAGGGCAACGTGAAGCGCAGCGCGGGCGAGCTGCGCCAGACGGTCAACGCCTTCTTCACCCTCTACAACGAGCTGCCCCGCCTGGGCCCCGGCAGCGACGCCTGCACCCTGGAAGCCCTGCGGCGTCTGTCCCCGCTGCCGCCCTCGCCGCGCGTGCTGGACCTGGGCTCGGGCACCGGACGGCAGTCGCTGGTGCTCGCGCGCGAGCTGAACACGCGCGTCACCGCCGTGGACCTGCACCGGCCCTATCTGGACCGGCTGGAGCGCGAGGCCCGTGAGCAGGGGCTGTCGGACGCCATCGTCACGCGCCAGGAGGACATGCGCGCGCTGTCGCTGCCGCCGGCTTCCGTCGACCTCATCTGGTCCGAGGGCGCCATCTACCTGGTGGGCTTCGAGCAGGGCCTGCGCCAGTGGCGGCCGTTGCTCGCGCCGGGGGGCGTGGTGGCCGTCACCGAGTGCACCTGGCTCACGGACGTCCGGCCTCCGGAGGCGGTGCGCTTCTGGTCCTCCGGGTACCCGGCCATGGGCAACATCGCCCAGAACCGCGCCAGCGCGGAGGCGGCGGGCTTCACGGTGCTGGACACCTTCACGCTGCCCGCGTCCGCGTGGTGGGACGACTACTACACGCCGCTCCTCCAGCGCATCGAACGGCTGCGCCCCACCGCGGACGCGGCGCTGCGCGAGGTCATCGCGGCGGCGGAGCAGGAGGTGAACCTGTACCGCCGCCACGGGGACAGCTACGGCTACGTCTTCTACCTGCTGCGTCCGCGCGAGGCCTGA
- a CDS encoding DUF262 domain-containing protein, with amino-acid sequence MPAPLTRRPETKSFSIEDLLDRVRRGEVRIPDFQRPLRWTAEDVRDLLDSVYRGYPIGTLLFWRREAPAANVSFGPVRIDAPSTSQGLWAVDGQQRVTALAGVLLHPSYGDEAGRDDFHLYFDLETEELHAPPDAGPTPPHWLPMNEVLDSESLLHWLNRYPGREAHPEHLRAAIRLGKAIREYQVPAYVVDTADEKVLRIIFKRLNTAGRPLTDEEVFNALYVGSRSLSLESVTEGLRELGFGSVPESLLLRAVLAVRGLDFTRGYQEQLNQDDELTESVRRTDRALRDAIVFLKRDAFIPHLKLLPAPENSLVLLTRFFQLHPEPTPRSRELLSRWIWRHIVFGGWELKPPEALQVFSAIRSDEERSLQTLLGQIPPPLIRWWMETGMPIIPSTPVGPPLVLRIAMLSLQPRDLRTGAVLEPGELLELPGEGLQPILPPGDMRWMTPGIVDRRMVRRVMDGTFGFLFHPPVPGRPPVQMLEAWPPLAEDILQSHGLTQQAIGALRRNDGLEFLQLRQAVLEPILRQFMEARTRWDDSDRPSLQSMIIDDDED; translated from the coding sequence ATGCCCGCTCCCCTGACGCGGCGCCCGGAGACGAAGTCGTTCAGCATCGAGGACCTGCTCGACCGCGTGAGGCGCGGCGAGGTGCGCATCCCCGACTTCCAGCGCCCCCTGCGTTGGACCGCGGAGGACGTGCGCGACCTGCTGGACAGCGTGTACCGGGGCTATCCCATTGGCACCTTGTTGTTCTGGCGCCGGGAGGCCCCCGCCGCCAACGTCAGCTTCGGCCCCGTGCGCATCGACGCGCCCTCCACCAGTCAGGGCCTGTGGGCCGTGGACGGACAGCAGCGCGTGACGGCGCTCGCGGGCGTGCTGCTGCATCCGTCCTATGGCGACGAGGCCGGACGCGACGACTTCCACCTCTACTTCGACCTGGAGACGGAGGAGCTGCACGCGCCTCCGGACGCCGGCCCGACGCCACCGCATTGGCTGCCGATGAACGAGGTGCTGGACAGCGAGTCGCTGCTCCACTGGCTCAACCGCTACCCGGGCCGCGAGGCGCACCCGGAGCACCTGCGCGCCGCCATCCGCCTGGGCAAGGCCATCCGCGAGTACCAGGTGCCCGCGTACGTCGTGGACACGGCGGACGAGAAGGTCCTGCGGATCATCTTCAAGCGCCTCAACACCGCGGGCCGCCCGCTCACGGATGAAGAGGTGTTCAACGCGCTGTACGTCGGCTCGCGCTCGCTCAGCCTGGAGTCCGTGACGGAAGGGCTGCGGGAGCTGGGCTTCGGGAGCGTCCCGGAGTCGCTGCTGCTGCGCGCCGTGCTGGCCGTGCGCGGCCTGGACTTCACGCGCGGCTACCAGGAGCAGCTCAACCAGGACGACGAACTCACGGAGAGCGTCCGCCGCACGGACCGGGCCCTTCGCGACGCCATCGTGTTCCTCAAGCGCGATGCGTTCATCCCGCACCTCAAGCTCCTGCCCGCGCCGGAGAACTCGCTGGTCCTGCTGACGCGCTTCTTCCAACTCCATCCGGAGCCGACACCGCGCTCCCGGGAGCTCTTGTCGCGCTGGATCTGGCGCCACATCGTCTTCGGCGGCTGGGAGCTGAAGCCCCCGGAGGCCCTCCAGGTCTTCTCGGCCATCCGCTCCGACGAGGAGCGGTCCCTCCAGACGTTGCTGGGCCAGATTCCGCCGCCGCTCATCCGCTGGTGGATGGAGACGGGAATGCCCATCATTCCCAGCACCCCCGTGGGACCTCCGCTGGTCCTGCGCATCGCGATGCTGTCCCTCCAGCCACGCGACCTGCGGACGGGGGCCGTGTTGGAGCCCGGAGAGCTGCTGGAGCTGCCGGGCGAAGGACTCCAGCCCATCCTCCCTCCGGGGGACATGCGGTGGATGACGCCCGGAATCGTGGACCGCCGGATGGTCCGGCGCGTGATGGACGGGACCTTCGGCTTCCTCTTCCACCCGCCCGTTCCGGGACGCCCGCCCGTCCAGATGCTCGAAGCCTGGCCGCCCCTGGCGGAGGACATCCTCCAGAGCCACGGGCTCACCCAGCAGGCCATCGGCGCCCTGAGGCGCAATGACGGGCTGGAGTTCCTCCAGCTGCGCCAGGCGGTGCTGGAGCCCATCCTGCGCCAGTTCATGGAGGCCCGCACGCGCTGGGACGACTCGGACCGGCCTTCGCTCCAGTCGATGATCATCGACGACGATGAGGACTGA
- a CDS encoding CPBP family intramembrane glutamic endopeptidase, whose protein sequence is MSPAPPSSRVALRRALAFAVLFACYEAPEGIGGRLLGSFAVTAALMLLFHAVAWGVGRWLGYRNGFHAYALEWRGSALARALAVMLVLKPLSVLVGVWLGLMRVQPLETPLMGTALLVAALGVMVSTFVPALAEDIVARGFWFRAWPVAGQGAGYVVLSAGVFVLTHVYRLGNGPLEWLMLFCTGLAYAAAVARTGSLWGAVGLHWGWNLANGLLDLQLDVNAVGQGGRILSTVTGLVALGLVVLLPKRRDATV, encoded by the coding sequence ATGAGCCCCGCTCCTCCTTCTTCACGTGTCGCGCTGCGCCGTGCACTCGCGTTCGCCGTGCTGTTCGCCTGCTACGAAGCGCCGGAAGGGATTGGCGGGCGCCTGCTGGGGAGCTTCGCGGTGACGGCGGCGCTGATGCTGCTGTTCCACGCGGTGGCCTGGGGTGTGGGGCGGTGGCTGGGCTACCGCAATGGCTTCCATGCGTATGCGTTGGAGTGGCGTGGCTCCGCGCTCGCGCGGGCGCTGGCGGTGATGCTGGTGCTCAAGCCGCTGTCCGTGCTGGTGGGCGTGTGGCTGGGCCTGATGCGCGTGCAGCCGCTGGAGACGCCGCTGATGGGCACGGCGCTGCTGGTGGCGGCGCTGGGCGTCATGGTGTCCACGTTCGTGCCGGCATTGGCGGAGGACATCGTCGCGCGAGGCTTCTGGTTCCGCGCGTGGCCGGTGGCGGGGCAGGGCGCGGGCTACGTGGTCCTGTCCGCGGGCGTGTTCGTGCTCACGCACGTGTACCGGCTGGGCAACGGTCCGCTGGAGTGGCTGATGTTGTTCTGCACCGGGCTCGCGTACGCGGCGGCGGTGGCCCGCACGGGCTCGCTCTGGGGCGCCGTGGGGCTGCACTGGGGATGGAACCTGGCGAACGGGCTGCTGGACCTGCAACTGGACGTCAACGCGGTGGGGCAGGGCGGCCGCATCCTGTCCACCGTGACGGGGCTGGTGGCGCTGGGGCTGGTGGTGCTGCTGCCGAAGCGACGTGACGCCACGGTGTAG
- a CDS encoding M12 family metallopeptidase yields MRITHHARFIRALTAVACLGTACRPEDATEPTTPPAPAPQSPAISGVRSAWVRIGPKAEAREVKYEAINGLALFEGDIVLGTVEDVERESPKVKAQAANRVSAESIQVTGSSKRWPNGVVPYVHVYGSLDDNYVINDAVRHWQRKTGLRFVPVSATTPTSTDHIYFVKGQGCSSAVGRQGGRQYITLEGGCGLGAVIHELGHAIGFWHEQSREDRDSFVDILWANIESGKEHNFEQHISNGDDVGAYDYGSIMHYGARDFGIPDPVTGVRRVTLQTKGGQSIGQRSGLSAGDVASAASMYPGEMKGNFEEITSTGYVKGWTFDTASPSVSVDVHYYIDGPAGAGAFGGSALANVARPDVNTAYDGILGDHGFYFPVPAYFRDGQDHTMYVYGLDVQGLHNPLLAGSPRTFNLPGAFGTLENIAYDGTVTGWALDLDSPSASITVYYSIDGNPASVANVVANLYRSDVKNAYPMASGANGFSFRIPDLYVDGLDHTLRIYALDQQGRHSPLLVNAPRTFRLAMPSVYKAGVFAGTGSADQLIAVDGSGYGPRVLVSGYVNANGFPNTHYQEAWSASALLNGWHNPGDIKLQGDFRGLGYDQMLFINTDGYGGRVMITDYRDGAVPSEVRYHESWGQSALLDGWHNPEDLQLAGDFLNRGHDQVLFFNRSGAGGRVMITDFSDGVAPSETGYHEAWGTPNSFEDCSEPDDRFYVGDFQNRGYDQVLCLNRSGTGARVKILDFSAGVAPAQVRYVEASGAFTVLDGLMDADDNQAAGDFRGLGYDQLILVNNGTTGTAMLIADFFDGVAPAEVRYSEAQGVSFYAPSMANRMLVGDFRGLGHDQVLIGAWNDPGYYTSILDFSDGIAPPELLFQKVELN; encoded by the coding sequence ATGCGCATCACCCATCACGCCCGGTTCATCCGGGCGCTCACGGCCGTGGCCTGCCTTGGCACCGCCTGCCGTCCCGAGGACGCCACCGAACCCACCACCCCGCCCGCGCCAGCACCGCAGTCGCCCGCCATCTCCGGCGTGCGCTCCGCGTGGGTCCGCATCGGGCCCAAGGCCGAGGCGCGCGAGGTGAAGTACGAGGCCATCAACGGTCTGGCCCTCTTCGAGGGCGACATCGTCCTGGGCACCGTGGAGGACGTGGAGCGCGAGTCGCCCAAGGTGAAGGCCCAGGCCGCCAACCGGGTCTCCGCGGAGAGCATCCAGGTCACCGGCAGCAGCAAGCGCTGGCCCAACGGCGTCGTCCCGTACGTCCACGTCTACGGGTCGCTGGATGACAACTACGTCATCAACGACGCCGTCCGGCACTGGCAGCGCAAGACGGGCCTGCGCTTCGTGCCCGTCTCCGCCACCACGCCCACCTCCACCGACCACATCTACTTCGTGAAGGGCCAGGGCTGCTCGTCCGCCGTGGGCCGCCAGGGCGGCCGGCAATACATCACGCTGGAGGGCGGGTGCGGCCTGGGCGCCGTCATCCACGAACTGGGCCACGCCATCGGCTTCTGGCACGAGCAGAGCCGCGAGGACCGCGACAGCTTCGTGGACATCCTCTGGGCCAACATCGAGTCCGGCAAGGAGCACAACTTCGAGCAGCACATCAGCAACGGCGACGACGTGGGGGCCTACGACTACGGGTCCATCATGCACTACGGCGCCAGGGACTTCGGCATCCCCGACCCCGTCACCGGCGTGCGAAGGGTGACCCTCCAGACCAAGGGCGGACAGTCCATTGGCCAGCGCAGCGGCCTGAGCGCGGGCGACGTCGCCTCCGCCGCGTCCATGTACCCGGGCGAGATGAAGGGCAACTTCGAGGAGATCACCTCCACCGGCTACGTGAAGGGCTGGACCTTCGACACCGCGTCGCCGTCCGTCTCCGTGGACGTGCACTACTACATCGACGGGCCGGCGGGCGCTGGAGCGTTCGGCGGCTCCGCGCTCGCGAACGTCGCGCGCCCGGACGTCAACACCGCGTACGACGGCATCCTGGGCGACCACGGGTTCTACTTCCCCGTGCCGGCGTACTTCCGCGACGGCCAGGACCACACGATGTACGTCTACGGGCTCGACGTGCAGGGCCTTCACAACCCGCTGCTCGCGGGCTCGCCGCGCACGTTCAACCTGCCGGGCGCCTTCGGCACGCTGGAGAACATCGCCTACGACGGCACGGTGACGGGCTGGGCGCTGGACCTGGACTCGCCGTCGGCGTCCATCACGGTCTACTACTCCATCGACGGCAACCCGGCGTCCGTGGCCAACGTGGTGGCGAACCTCTACCGCTCCGACGTGAAGAACGCCTACCCCATGGCGTCAGGCGCGAACGGCTTCTCCTTCCGCATCCCGGACCTCTACGTGGACGGCCTGGACCACACGCTGCGCATCTACGCGTTGGATCAGCAGGGCCGCCACAGCCCGCTGCTCGTCAACGCCCCCAGGACGTTCCGGCTGGCCATGCCCTCCGTCTACAAGGCGGGCGTCTTCGCGGGCACGGGCAGCGCGGATCAGCTCATCGCCGTCGACGGGTCGGGCTATGGCCCGCGCGTGCTGGTCTCCGGCTACGTCAACGCCAACGGCTTCCCCAACACCCACTACCAGGAGGCCTGGAGCGCGTCGGCCCTGCTCAATGGCTGGCACAACCCCGGTGACATCAAGCTCCAGGGTGACTTCCGCGGCCTGGGCTACGACCAGATGCTCTTCATCAACACCGACGGCTACGGCGGCCGGGTGATGATCACCGACTACCGCGACGGCGCCGTCCCCTCGGAGGTGCGCTACCACGAGTCCTGGGGCCAGAGCGCGCTGCTCGACGGCTGGCACAACCCGGAGGACCTGCAGCTCGCGGGCGACTTCCTCAACCGGGGGCATGATCAGGTGCTGTTCTTCAACCGCTCCGGCGCGGGCGGCCGCGTGATGATCACCGACTTCAGCGACGGCGTGGCCCCCTCGGAGACCGGCTACCACGAGGCCTGGGGCACCCCGAACTCCTTCGAGGACTGCTCCGAGCCGGACGACCGCTTCTACGTGGGCGACTTCCAGAACCGGGGCTACGACCAGGTGCTCTGCCTCAACCGCTCCGGCACGGGCGCGCGGGTGAAGATCCTCGACTTCAGCGCGGGCGTGGCGCCGGCGCAGGTGCGCTACGTGGAGGCGTCCGGTGCCTTCACCGTGCTCGACGGGCTGATGGACGCGGACGACAACCAGGCGGCCGGCGACTTCCGGGGCCTGGGCTACGACCAGCTCATCCTGGTGAACAACGGCACCACCGGCACGGCCATGCTCATCGCGGACTTCTTCGACGGCGTCGCCCCCGCCGAGGTGCGCTACAGCGAGGCGCAGGGCGTGAGCTTCTACGCGCCTTCGATGGCCAACCGGATGCTGGTGGGTGACTTCCGTGGCCTGGGCCACGACCAGGTGCTCATCGGCGCCTGGAACGACCCCGGCTACTACACCTCCATCCTGGACTTCTCCGACGGCATCGCCCCGCCGGAGCTGCTCTTCCAGAAGGTCGAGCTGAACTGA
- a CDS encoding alpha-amylase family protein translates to MIEDLWYKNAVVYCLDVETFMDGNGDGVGDFTGLRRKLDYLAGLGITCLWLLPFQPTPNRDNGYDISDYYGVDPRLGDLGDFVAFTHEAKLHGIRVIIDLVVNHTSDQHPWFQAARKDPDSRYRDYYVWSKKKPKDANKGMVFPGVQPSTWTYDKEARLWYFHRFFDFQPDLNVANPEVREQILKVMGFWLELGVSGFRVDAVPFLVELKGVKNPDVKNPYKLLEEMREFLSWRKGDAILLAEANVTMNEVVEFFGDNDRMQMVFNFLANQNFYLALTRGDVTPLVQALKSSPKLPHTAQWANFLRNHDELDLGRLPDKDRLEVFQALGPDKGMQLYDRGLRRRLASMLDGDRRRIEVAYSLMFSLPGTPVLWYGDELGMGENLALVERQAVRTPMQWSPEPHGGFTLADAPVKPLVSEGPFGFRQVNVAQQRRDPGSQLNWTERIIRARKECPELGWGAWKVLRTGNKGVLAIRYEWKGNALVVLHNLAARPCTVKLDPGGEEPCTLFNVLSEDHSEPVDGQRHVLTLEGYGYRWFRVGLENPARKHRTEPLP, encoded by the coding sequence ATGATTGAAGACCTCTGGTACAAGAACGCGGTCGTCTACTGCCTCGACGTCGAGACGTTCATGGACGGCAACGGCGACGGCGTGGGGGACTTCACCGGCCTGCGCCGCAAGCTGGACTACCTGGCGGGCCTGGGCATCACCTGCCTGTGGCTCCTGCCCTTCCAGCCCACGCCCAACCGCGACAACGGCTACGACATCAGCGACTACTACGGCGTGGATCCGCGCCTGGGCGACCTGGGCGACTTCGTGGCCTTCACCCACGAGGCGAAGCTGCACGGCATCCGCGTCATCATCGACCTGGTGGTGAACCACACGTCGGATCAACACCCGTGGTTCCAGGCCGCGCGCAAGGACCCGGACAGCCGCTACCGCGACTACTACGTCTGGTCGAAGAAGAAGCCCAAGGACGCCAACAAGGGCATGGTCTTCCCGGGCGTGCAGCCCTCCACGTGGACGTACGACAAGGAGGCGCGCCTCTGGTACTTCCACCGCTTCTTCGACTTCCAGCCCGACCTCAACGTGGCGAACCCGGAGGTGCGCGAGCAGATCCTCAAGGTGATGGGGTTCTGGCTGGAGTTGGGCGTGTCCGGCTTCCGCGTGGACGCGGTGCCCTTCCTCGTGGAGCTGAAGGGCGTGAAGAACCCGGACGTGAAGAACCCCTACAAGCTGCTGGAGGAGATGCGCGAGTTCCTCTCCTGGCGCAAGGGGGACGCCATCCTGCTCGCGGAAGCCAACGTCACCATGAACGAGGTGGTGGAGTTCTTCGGCGACAACGACCGCATGCAGATGGTGTTCAACTTCCTGGCGAACCAGAACTTCTACCTCGCCCTCACGCGAGGGGACGTGACGCCGCTGGTGCAGGCCCTGAAGTCCTCTCCCAAGCTGCCGCACACGGCGCAGTGGGCGAACTTCCTGCGCAACCACGACGAGCTGGACCTGGGGCGCCTGCCGGACAAGGACCGGCTGGAGGTGTTCCAGGCGCTGGGGCCGGACAAGGGCATGCAGCTGTATGACCGGGGCCTGCGCCGCCGGCTCGCGTCCATGCTGGACGGGGATCGCCGCCGCATCGAGGTGGCGTACAGCCTGATGTTCTCCCTGCCCGGGACGCCGGTGCTCTGGTACGGCGACGAGCTGGGCATGGGGGAGAACCTGGCCCTCGTGGAGCGGCAGGCGGTGCGCACGCCCATGCAGTGGAGCCCGGAGCCGCACGGCGGCTTCACGCTGGCGGATGCGCCGGTGAAGCCCCTGGTGTCGGAGGGGCCGTTCGGCTTCCGCCAGGTGAACGTGGCGCAGCAGCGCCGCGACCCGGGCTCGCAGCTCAACTGGACCGAGCGCATCATCCGCGCGCGCAAGGAGTGCCCGGAGCTGGGGTGGGGCGCGTGGAAGGTGCTGCGCACCGGCAACAAGGGCGTGCTGGCCATCCGGTACGAATGGAAGGGCAACGCCCTGGTGGTGCTGCACAACCTGGCCGCCCGGCCCTGCACGGTGAAGCTGGATCCGGGCGGCGAGGAGCCGTGCACGCTCTTCAACGTGCTCAGCGAGGACCACTCCGAGCCCGTGGACGGCCAGCGCCACGTGCTCACGCTGGAGGGCTACGGCTACCGGTGGTTCCGCGTGGGGTTGGAGAACCCCGCGCGCAAGCACCGGACGGAGCCGCTGCCCTAG